The proteins below are encoded in one region of Chryseobacterium wanjuense:
- the rnr gene encoding ribonuclease R, whose product MPKKRKYISHKNDLKLMEIGRLILRFMNENATKIYNYKQIADGIDYKNPRQRELVVQALHKLQASEKIKEAEKGKYIVNLNIAGTLTGIIDFNQSGNAYVAVEGLEDDIFIHSKNVKDALQGDKVLIITYNYKGKKLEGSVLEVLERGRTEFVGTFQKVAHKDFGFVVCDKKTINTDIFIPKTKFNSAEDGDKVIVKMTEWRPGDKNPEGEIIQVLGAPGEHETEIHSILAEYGLPYEFPEEVERDADKIDRRITDEEVAKRWDMRNICTFTIDPKDAKDFDDALSIRKLENGNWEIGVHIADVSHYVIPGTMLDDEAYQRATSVYLVDRVVPMLPEVLSNDVCSLRPNEDKFTFSAVFELDDNAKIQKQWFGRTVIHSDRRFTYEEAQERIETKQGDLQEEINVLDRLAKIMRAERIRKGAITFDRSEVRFNLDENNEPVGVYFKISKDSNHLIEEFMLLANKKVSEFVSLNRKGDITQNTFIYRVHDDPDPAKLESLRDFVSTFGYKMDLANTKKVAESLNKLLHDVKGKGEENMIETLAMRSMSKAVYSTEPIGHYGLGFEYYTHFTSPIRRYPDLIAHRLLQHYLDGGKSPNKPELEEKAKHCSSMERLAADAERDSIKYMQVKFMEKYLGETFNGVISGVAEFGFWVEIPENGAEGLIKLRDLVDDSYMFDAKTHAVYGMRHGKRYQLGDKVQIKVVKANLIQKQLDFKIVD is encoded by the coding sequence ATGCCAAAAAAAAGAAAATATATAAGTCATAAAAATGATTTGAAACTTATGGAAATCGGAAGATTGATCCTGCGTTTCATGAACGAAAATGCGACGAAAATTTATAACTATAAACAGATCGCAGACGGAATAGATTATAAGAATCCAAGACAGAGAGAGCTTGTGGTTCAGGCTTTGCATAAACTTCAGGCTTCAGAAAAAATAAAAGAAGCAGAAAAAGGAAAATATATTGTCAACCTCAATATTGCAGGAACATTGACAGGAATTATCGATTTCAACCAATCCGGAAATGCATATGTAGCCGTAGAAGGGCTGGAAGACGATATTTTTATCCATTCTAAAAATGTAAAGGATGCATTGCAGGGTGATAAAGTTTTAATTATCACCTATAACTATAAAGGTAAAAAGCTGGAAGGATCGGTATTGGAAGTTCTGGAAAGAGGAAGAACGGAATTTGTGGGAACTTTTCAAAAGGTGGCTCATAAAGATTTTGGGTTTGTTGTTTGTGATAAAAAAACAATTAATACCGATATTTTTATTCCGAAAACTAAATTTAACAGTGCCGAAGACGGCGACAAGGTGATCGTAAAAATGACAGAATGGAGGCCGGGAGATAAAAATCCGGAAGGCGAAATTATTCAGGTTTTGGGAGCTCCCGGAGAACACGAAACGGAGATCCACTCTATCCTTGCAGAATACGGTTTGCCATACGAATTCCCTGAAGAAGTGGAAAGAGATGCTGATAAAATCGACAGAAGAATCACTGATGAAGAAGTGGCAAAACGTTGGGATATGCGAAATATCTGTACCTTCACTATCGACCCGAAAGATGCAAAAGACTTCGATGATGCTTTATCCATCAGGAAATTAGAAAACGGAAACTGGGAAATCGGTGTGCATATCGCAGACGTTTCTCATTATGTGATTCCGGGAACGATGCTGGATGACGAAGCTTATCAGAGAGCGACTTCCGTTTACCTTGTAGACCGTGTGGTACCGATGCTTCCCGAAGTTTTGAGTAATGATGTCTGCTCACTTCGTCCAAATGAAGATAAATTTACATTTTCAGCCGTTTTCGAATTGGACGATAATGCCAAAATCCAGAAGCAATGGTTTGGAAGAACGGTTATTCATTCCGACAGAAGATTTACGTATGAGGAAGCTCAGGAAAGAATTGAGACAAAACAGGGAGATCTTCAGGAAGAAATCAATGTATTAGACAGATTAGCCAAAATCATGCGTGCAGAACGTATCAGAAAAGGTGCAATTACCTTTGACAGAAGCGAAGTTCGATTTAATCTTGATGAAAATAATGAACCGGTTGGAGTATATTTTAAAATAAGCAAAGACTCAAACCATTTGATCGAAGAATTCATGTTGCTTGCGAATAAAAAAGTGTCTGAATTTGTTTCATTAAACAGAAAAGGAGATATCACTCAGAATACCTTTATTTATAGGGTTCACGATGATCCGGATCCTGCAAAACTGGAATCTTTGAGAGATTTTGTTTCGACTTTCGGATATAAAATGGATCTGGCAAATACGAAAAAAGTTGCTGAATCTTTGAATAAATTATTACACGATGTCAAAGGAAAAGGCGAAGAAAATATGATTGAAACACTAGCCATGCGAAGTATGAGCAAAGCGGTGTATTCTACAGAGCCGATCGGTCACTATGGTCTTGGTTTTGAATATTATACGCACTTCACCTCTCCTATCCGACGTTATCCGGATTTGATAGCCCACAGACTGCTTCAGCATTATTTGGACGGAGGAAAATCTCCAAACAAACCGGAACTGGAAGAAAAAGCGAAACACTGCAGCTCCATGGAAAGACTGGCAGCAGATGCAGAAAGAGATTCTATCAAATACATGCAGGTGAAATTCATGGAAAAATATTTGGGAGAGACTTTCAATGGAGTAATTTCAGGAGTGGCAGAATTTGGATTCTGGGTAGAAATTCCTGAAAATGGTGCAGAAGGTTTAATTAAATTAAGAGATCTGGTAGACGATTCTTATATGTTTGATGCCAAAACTCACGCTGTATACGGGATGAGACACGGCAAAAGATATCAATTGGGAGATAAGGTGCAGATCAAAGTGGTGAAAGCAAACCTGATTCAAAAGCAATTGGATTTTAAGATAGTTGATTAA
- a CDS encoding LysE family translocator has protein sequence MFELILSAIVLGFMLSLVFIGPIFFLLIETSFSRGPRHALALDIGVISADLLCILAAYYASADIVTLIDKHPGFYRITAILIFIYGIVMMVTKTKMHMPGEEKIINQNYFKTFINGFFFNLLNVGVILFWLVTVISVRNQYPDTGNFILYIGVVIATYLCIDLAKIFLAKQFHDKLTQKLANQIRRIVGGILIIFSFFIFLQSFKKFNQFDKRLEEAEKTEVKYQKAK, from the coding sequence ATGTTTGAACTTATTTTATCTGCTATCGTATTAGGATTTATGCTGAGTCTGGTTTTCATAGGACCTATATTTTTCCTTTTAATTGAAACCAGCTTTTCCAGAGGTCCGAGACATGCGCTTGCGTTGGATATTGGAGTGATTTCCGCAGATCTTCTGTGTATTCTGGCAGCGTATTATGCGAGTGCAGATATTGTAACGTTGATAGATAAACATCCTGGTTTTTACAGGATTACAGCGATACTCATTTTTATTTACGGTATTGTCATGATGGTCACCAAAACCAAAATGCACATGCCCGGTGAAGAGAAAATCATTAATCAGAATTATTTTAAAACTTTTATTAATGGTTTTTTCTTTAATCTTCTCAATGTAGGAGTGATCCTATTCTGGCTGGTAACGGTGATTTCCGTGAGAAATCAATATCCGGATACCGGCAATTTTATTTTATATATCGGAGTTGTGATCGCCACATACCTTTGTATTGATCTTGCTAAAATCTTCCTGGCAAAGCAGTTTCACGATAAATTGACACAAAAATTGGCCAACCAGATCAGAAGAATCGTGGGTGGCATTCTTATCATATTCAGTTTCTTTATCTTTTTACAGAGCTTCAAAAAATTCAATCAGTTTGATAAACGTTTGGAAGAAGCAGAAAAGACCGAAGTAAAATATCAAAAAGCAAAATGA
- a CDS encoding S66 peptidase family protein has translation MKKIIFPKSLKKGDKIAIISPAGAVDETQLTKGIEMIKNKGFEPVLGEHLYTKFSNGYNYAGTEQERIKDINWALNDHEISAIWASRGGYGCQHLVEHLKLKNFTKNPKWYIGYSDNTVIQSYLLKKGFASIHGQTVKTSSFGVTDESYDLIFDILKGKTPKYSLKSHQFNKTGSAEGELVGGNLALIYALLGTKYAFDCKNKILFIEDIGENFYALDRMIMSLELAGVFTKISGLIIGGMTNMGDEKENKQYEDSFDEFAYKLISDRISKYHFPVVFGFPNGHIKDNRPLIIGGNVKLQGKDKVKIEF, from the coding sequence ATGAAAAAAATAATCTTTCCGAAATCACTTAAAAAAGGTGACAAAATAGCCATAATTTCCCCTGCAGGAGCCGTAGATGAAACCCAATTGACAAAGGGAATCGAAATGATTAAAAATAAAGGTTTCGAACCTGTCTTGGGCGAACATCTTTATACAAAATTTTCCAACGGGTACAATTATGCAGGCACGGAACAGGAAAGAATAAAAGATATCAACTGGGCTTTGAATGACCATGAAATCTCCGCAATCTGGGCTTCCAGAGGAGGTTATGGTTGCCAGCATCTGGTTGAACATTTAAAACTTAAAAATTTCACTAAAAATCCTAAATGGTACATCGGCTATTCTGATAATACAGTGATCCAGAGTTATTTATTGAAAAAAGGCTTTGCTTCCATTCACGGACAAACCGTAAAAACTTCAAGTTTCGGAGTGACGGATGAAAGTTATGATCTCATTTTTGATATTTTAAAAGGAAAAACTCCAAAATATAGCTTAAAATCGCATCAATTTAATAAAACGGGTTCTGCTGAAGGAGAATTGGTTGGAGGAAATTTGGCCTTGATCTATGCGCTTTTAGGAACCAAATATGCCTTTGACTGTAAGAATAAAATTTTATTCATTGAAGATATTGGCGAAAATTTTTATGCTCTGGATCGAATGATCATGAGTCTGGAATTGGCCGGAGTTTTTACTAAAATTTCAGGGTTAATTATCGGCGGAATGACCAACATGGGCGATGAAAAAGAAAACAAACAATACGAAGACAGCTTTGATGAATTCGCTTACAAATTAATATCAGACAGAATTTCTAAGTATCATTTTCCGGTGGTTTTCGGTTTTCCGAATGGTCATATTAAAGATAACCGTCCTTTAATTATCGGCGGAAATGTGAAATTACAAGGTAAGGATAAGGTTAAGATTGAGTTTTAA